A region from the Dendropsophus ebraccatus isolate aDenEbr1 chromosome 1, aDenEbr1.pat, whole genome shotgun sequence genome encodes:
- the UBE2Q2 gene encoding ubiquitin-conjugating enzyme E2 Q2 — MSVSGLKAELRLLESIFGKEHERFRIISWRLDELHCVFIQSTGGALTIHCNITESYPSSAPIWFVESDDPNLTSVLERLEDIKKSNTLLLQQLKRLICDLCRLYNLPQHPDVEMLDQPLPTGQNGTTEEVTSEEEEEEDMGEDIEDLDHYDMKEEEPVDGKKSEDEGIEKENLAILEKIRKNQRQDHLNGAVSGSVQASDRLMKELRDIYRSQSYKTGIYSVELVNDSLYEWHVKLLKVDPDSPLHSDLLVLKEKEGIDCILLNFSFKDNFPFDPPFVRVVSPVLSGGYVLGGGALCMELLTKQGWSSAYSIESVIMQINATLVKGKARVQFGANKNQYNLARAQQSYKSLVQIHEKNGWYTPPKEDG; from the exons ATGTCGGTGTCTGGGCTGAAGGCCGAGCTGCGACTCCTTGAGTCTATCTTCGGAAAAGAGCACGAACGGTTCCGGATCATCAGCTGGAGACTGGACGAGCTGCACTGTGTGTTCATCCAGAGCACCGGGGGGGCCCTGACCATCCACTGCAACATTACG GAATCCTATCCCTCTTCTGCACCAATATGGTTTGTGGAATCAGATGACCCAAATCTGACTTCTGTCTTGGAACGCCTAGAGGATATTAAGAAAAGTAACACTCTG CTCCTGCAGCAGTTGAAGCGTTTAATTTGTGACCTGTGCAGACTGTACAATCTCCCACAGCACCCTGACGTTGAAATGCTGGATCAGCCTCTGCCTACAGGACAG AATGGCACAACAGAGGAAGTTACGtctgaagaggaagaggaggaagacatgGGGGAG GATATTGAAGACTTGGATCATTATGACATGAAGGAGGAAGAGCCAGTGGATGGCAAGAAATCAGAGGATGAAGGCATTGAAAAAGAAAACCTTGCCATCTTAGAGAAGATTCGAAAAAATCAAAGACAGGACCACcttaat GGTGCAGTTTCTGGCTCCGTACAAGCTTCTGACCGTCTTATGAAAGAGCTCAGGGATATTTACAGGTCACAGAGTTATAAAACAG GAATTTATTCAGTGGAACTTGTAAATGACAGTTTGTACGAGTGGCATGTCAAGCTGCTTAA GGTTGATCCAGACAGTCCATTACACAGTGACCTTCTGGTCTTAAAAGAGAAGGAGGGCATAGACTGCATTTTACTGAATTTTTCCTTTAAG GATAATTTTCCGTTTGATCCTCCATTTGTGCGAGTGGTATCCCCTGTACTTTCTGGGGG GTATGTTCTGGGTGGAGGTGCTCTGTGCATGGAACTTCTTACTAAACAG GGCTGGAGCAGTGCCTATTCAATAGAGTCTGTTATCATGCAAATCAATGCTACCCTAGTTAAAGGGAAAGCTCGTGTGCAATTTGGAGCCAATAAG aATCAGTATAATCTTGCTCGAGCACAGCAATCCTACAAATCACTAGTACAGATCCACGAGAAGAACG GCTGGTACACTCCTCCAAAAGAAGATGGGTAA